The genomic stretch AAGGTTTAACAAtgttaagataaatttttttaataggagAGCTGAAGTAAGCAGAAGAGATTTAAAGAGATTGCAGATATATACATTAAGTTAGTCAAATAACATCTGTCATCAAAAGATAAAGGACAGTTGTGATTCTGGAGGGAAAAAATAAGTAACTGACTTGCTGTGAAGTTGaggaaattttaattgtttcaaatgacatccaataataattttagaacATGACGTTCACAAATGTTTATTTTCATGAGTAGTAAAGCTTTAAATGTAGATGGGCTGATGACATGAACTGTAAGAAAGATAAATTATTCCTTGAAAATTTCGTCTTGCTCATATGGATGTTCAAATCCGAGAAAGTTGCTTTGCCAGTCAACTGCAGTCTGTATCCTATAATAGCTCATTATGACAATGAAAGAAAGTCTAATTGATAAGCAAAAAACATGTGAACTCATATACATTAAACTTTTTGATAGACAAACCCACACATATAAACACGAATATCATCTTGGAAACTTTAAATCGATATCCATATTGACAGAAAACCCTGCTTTTATGCCTCCACAGCCCACACCAGCTAAAGCATAGTTAAAGGATTAAGGCAAGAATTCTCATCCTATAAGGCGATAAACATAGACATCTCACCAATGAAATGAGCTGGCATCATGAATCGTAACCTACCACTTTGTTGCAATTTAAACCAAGCATATTATTAAAACCGGTTCATGCATTAGCAATCCAGCATGCATAAAACATGAATGAGAACATTGAAAGAGAGAATAGCACAAAAATTACATACATTGGGGGGGCCAATTACAGTTCCTGTCCATGACTGCATGTAGATATCATCAGCATCGTCCATTCCATAACTGACAGTTCCATCTCCGATCCCCTTTTCTCCTCTCTCAAGCTCCTCCAGTAGTCTGAAGTTCCTAGGCACTGAAGAGGACAGAAATATTCAGTTACAAAATAGTAATCATGTAAGCATGCATTCTAGGAATcatcaaatagaaaaagaaattaaatcatgGGGCAAAAATGTGGTATTTCATCAATACTACTTTTAATTAGGAAGCTCACTTGATTTACAACACATGAgtaggattttatttttccacTCCAGGGACAATTTGCATCATTGCCCAAATcagcaaaaaaatcaattgtttctAGGCCTCTTAAATCTGATCTCTTTCAATTCAACCAACTCATACCATCTAACTTCTGCCATTACCCACGTATCACATCCCATTTTAAAAGTACCCCCTAAAGGTAAAACCAAAGAGTTGGAAAATAGCCTTCcaaggcaaaaaaaattaaaaaaaaaattacttcaagATAATTTCTTTATGCTCGAGTACAAGATATAGATGCTGTAAAGAAAACCATCTaaccaaaacaataaattccAAACCATTCCAACACAGCcaatcagggaaaaaaaaaggtctaagAGAAACGGATCGTCCTGAATTTCAACTCAAAAACAGATTATCCTCAATGATAACTCGAAAACCCTAACCAATTGTAAACCTCGGAGCAAAACTCCAACTCAAAGACACCACAGATACTGCAAAGTGCAAAGAAACACAGAATGCTAACCTCGtgaaaaaatacaagaagaagaaaaattactaCTACAAAATCTAACAAGGAAagttaggtttttttccttgaaagggTAATCTTACCAACAACACTCGATCCTTCAGAACCCATTGATATTGAATGTTAAATTCAGTGAAAGGAGGTATGATTTctctttattaataattatatactgTAGATTCAAAGaccagaaaaaggaaaagaaaaatggaagagaTGAGaggttagaaaagaaaagagggaaagtAATGTATCTGAGTCCGACAACAGTGTCCCAAATCTCAAGTCGAACAGATCAGTCCACTTGTGTAGtacttgttctttttattaCGTTGTACTTTCTCGGATTCACAGTGTCTAAAATTTGCTGGCCGAGTGAAGTGGTTTCTGTGAGtgagttttaatatatatattttttattaaaatttaattttttaaatatttttaaattattttaataggttaatattaaaaaataaaaaatattattttaatatcttttctaaaaaaataaatactttataaaataaccTCACCACACTTAAATTATGGGCCCCATACACTCGAGAGAATACATGTCGTTTAACAAAACTAATTGTTCCACGTGGTTCATCCTTTTGTaattatatagatatttttGAGAGATTGAAAAGTAGATTAGATAAGatataaaattttgatgatCAAAGAAGACAaattcgaaagaaaaaaaactaataaaatgagGATGatcattaatcatttttttatattataaaaactaattaattagttttaatatattacagGGAAGTTGTGTGCTCATCAAatgtatttatttcttaaaaacactatgattaaaaaaaggctgaaaaaataaacaacccaAACTGGGTAAACACAAGTCCATAGAGAGAAACTAGCTAACTTAAGACGTGGAACTCTAGTAAGGCAAAATTGTAGATCAGTACAGCACAATAAGGTCTTGCATCACCAGTAACAATAATACAATAAGAATTTGCTTGGCAATCTAgattccaattgtttttccaccATAAAATGTGCTCCCAAGAAACAGCGACAACTCCAGATCATACAGGCTCCATCGCAGGGAGCGAGCGAGGAAGGAGAAAGGCTCTTCAGTTAAGCCACACAAACCACTAGCTTTCAAATTTTACAATCATCGATCCTTGATGAAAGCCTAAATTGgtatttctctttatttttccagaaaaaaaaaaaaaaaaaaccatggaaagTAGAAGAGGAGGTAGAAGAATACAGCACCACCAGGCCACCCACTAGGAAACTTAAATCACCACTTCAACTCCAAACCATCACACAAACTTACCCAACAATTTGGCACTCCAAAATAAAACTGTTTCACCAGATCAGCCCCATCTATTATAGAAAGCTACCAATATAAAATATGAGGTTAATTACGGTTGTCCTCATAAAACTCGCACCGATCAGGTGGACTTTAAAAAGCAGATTTGTCTAGTAAAAACAAAGATCTCTAGTAGGGTGAGGAACTTAGGACAAGGAAGTTCAAGACTGTCTACTAACAGTAAATGATCCTCGATTTGCTCTTAGTATATATAGTGCTCTTAAACATGCAGCAGGTTAAAGATGCGTTGAAGAAACATCTTGTTGCGCGACGCAAAGGGATTATTTATATAACGAATGATACAAAGAAAGTGAGATCAAAGTGTTCAAATCTATATTGTTCTTGGTTGTTTTGTGCTCAATGTATGGGTTCCGATTGCTCATTTTTGGAACTACAAAACTGCTTTGTTTAAAACCTGTGCCATCAGGTTTAGTTGTCATGATCGAACCTCCAACGCTCTCTCCAAGTTTGCCAACATATTTTACAGGTTGAAAGCCCTCGATCGGTCGCCATAATAACTTGAGGCGAGTTGAATGTATATATTGAAGtaggatattattattattacgaGGCATGTCATTGTGTTATATTGTATTTCGATTAACTGTAAGGTTATGACGAGGAGAATTTAGTGAAACAAGACTGCGGAGTAACTctgtgatttaattattttggacAAGAACTCTTGTGATTGCCAAGTTTGGTTCGAAGTCGAATATTCGATAACCTTTCATGTTACTAGATTAACATAGGCTTACTACAAATGACAATTGAAACGAACACCTTTAGCCCACTTCAGCCCGTACTGTTCTTCCATAACACTTGACAAGGCCTCTTACTTCTGTGACTGATAATACACAGCTTTAAATGAAACCATACGTCTATATGAAAGATGAGCCGTTTACAAACTTTGATTTATCCATTTTCCTGGCAACATCCACCTAGTCGCAAGTGATCAGAATAGTCTGGAGCAAAAACACACATGcaacaacaataaacaaattaaagacACGTATtacactctctttttttcaatgaataaaACCACATTCTTACAAAATAAAGACATGCATTAATTTGGAAAGCCATATAAACTAATGCCTGCAAATCATTCAAACATGACATGTGTTTTTTGACTTGCCATATGGACTCAAGATAGGAATCCTGCTCCCTAATCCAAACTAATCATGTAACGTGTTAAGGAGAAAGTGTCTAAAGCTAAGGATTCAATAACTCCAGCAATTGCAGCTGAGAAAATTCTCCAGAACCTGCAGCAACTAAAGTCAGCAGTATCTGCATATACATGATCGGGGCACCTGATCTCTGCtgacataattgtttttgtgcCATGAATGAGGAGAAATGGACCCTTCATAGAGGACTTTCTAGTAATTGTGTAAGCTCCGTGTTCCCTACTTCTGGCTTCTTCAATCTTCTTCTCAAGtcctttcaaaattatcttgtcTCTGAGCTCTGTTTGTCTAATAGATTTGGGTCCGTATCTTTCTCGGGTTTAATTTTAAGCATCGGGACATAACCGTGTTTAGAGAGCATATACCCCGGCCCATCACTCATCTTAATTCATTGTCAGCGTGTTAATGATGGTGGAACGAACATCTATGAACATAAATACCAAACCTTATTACTGGTAATGCGTAATGAATTAATGATGGCAGAACCAATTAGTGAATGAACAAGAAATCACCAATTATAAACGTATAAACACGATCATGTCCTTGAAGTTAATAGCATCAAGCTTATAACTACAGCTCAtgagaattttatatatttaagagGTCATGGTTTGTCGATGAAATAAATGGCGTCTTCGGAGGTTTATTATTCTACTGGCGATGGAGCAAATGAGATGCTATATGGTTTTATGCGCATCTTGTCCTGGAGTTTGATAACTTAAACATATGGAATCACCGAAGTCTCACATGATGATCGGCTATGGAGACTTTTTTCCGCTAAAGCCACAAACTGTCGAAGTTTTCAGGTTGGCCTTGCGCTGTCATACCACTGGCTGACTCATTGCAGAAACTgggggattaaaaaaaaaaaggcactgAGAGGGCATAGATTGTGATGCCTGACTGATCGCTTTAATGGACAAATTAAGCAAACACATGGCACCTCTATTTAGGAATATCTACTCCAAATCATTCATGGTCCGCATAGTTAACAAGATGCTTCGTTCATCTTGATTCCAAGCCAGTGTCCTCATTACAATTTGAGTTCATAACAGACATCGACAATTACATTCAACGccgttaaaaaattatttcaacccaataacttaaattattacatAAGGttttaggatatgatttatattattctctaatatatttttttaagtaaaaactctttaaacttgaaacttgtataaattCACATTAcattatgcttgatttttatcaaataaataaggattgatgaaatttgaatttgtgaCTGCTTATCAAAACTCTGATATCCATGTTAAATAACCATCacaatctaataacttaaattattagataaatttataagatataatttatattatttttctaataaatacaataattttttgttagggGGAGTTTTATCAGGGAACAGAAATGAAGTTCGAAATGCCATGTTCATACAGACTGCGGCAAAAATTTGTCTCGAGCGAGGTTGGGATAAGGCTTAGTTTGTTGATCTGTATGACATCAAGGCACTCGACTCACGTCTTTATGGCAGACAATGAAAAGACGGCAGCAAGTATGAACACATAATTAAATAGCTCATTCCATGGAAAATGAAGGATTTAATTTCTCGCTAAAGAAATGAATGTAATATTTTTCAACTACTTCGTCCtgctttgatttaattattatattatattagcCTCCAATAAAGAAAACGACGGTTGTCAATTCTTTTTCTACAATCGTGCGCCTTAAATCCGCACGCCTTGGCCTGATTACTAGTTCTCGATCCGTCTGGAGACTTGGGAATTTGTTATGTACAAATAATCTAATCTTTCCTAACTTAAAGAGCATGACAGCTCAAGTTCTTCCTTCTGTAGTTGTTGCAGAGATGAATGCCTCTCAACTAATATGTTCAAGGCCTCCTTCATCCACCAATGCCTGCAAACTTCTCTGGCTTCGTCCACGGTCATCTGTTTTCAAGTGTAATTATATTATTAGGACAGGATATCGTGGCAAATTAGTGATTTTAACAGGGTACAGCAGCAGAAACTAAAGCAACATACCCAAATTCTTTGCCTGACACTCTTCTCCGGCCAGAGATCAAGTTGCTTTGTGACAAACAAAGGGAACATAAATCCTTCGTAAAATGTGCCATGTCTTTTGCTTAAAAAGTTCCATTTGCCCAGTTTATCCTGCCATGTATGTGAATCCATATTAAAAACTTGTTCAAAAACATCAAGCCAGCACATAATGTTAAAAACGAGGCAAAAAACTACAAAGGTAATTTGCAACTGGCTATAAAACACCAACCTCAACATTGCCAAGAACCCCGGCTTCTTCAAGCGATTCCCTGGAAGCTGCTTCTTCCACGGACTCGTCAAGTTCCCAGCCACCCTGATAAACATGCAATTTTAGGCTCTTGATATACATGAGAGGTAAAATGCGAAgccattttctaattttttgcgTAATTACCTTGGGGAACATCATTCCTTTTGCTTGACCCTTCTGTGAAGTGATGACTAGAACCTCCAATTCATCACCATTGAAACCATCACTACAATTTTTGAATCTATATGGGATGCATCTGCAATTCCAAACATTGAGTAAAATTAGGAGttaattctaataaattaatataaacaaatcatgATTAACTTCATATCAAGCAAAGAAGAGGAAGGCCGCCACAATCAAGAAGGAAAAACTCATGGGGACCACGaattcagaaaaaaacaaagtaagcTCACCCAACAACTTGGCGGCGGCCCATGTTATCATATCTCTGCAACTCCCTCCCTGATCGAGCAACCATACACGCCATTTTCCAGAGATTAATTCGTACTGGAGAAGAAAAGGTGCCTTTTATAGTTCTTCAATTAAGACAATCTACGGTGAGGGATTGATCAGTAAACCTTAACCAGTTTTAATTTCCGAAAAATCCAccactaataaaagaaaaaggataggTTTAACAAATATATTCTCTTAGCTTTAATGGGGGTGGAATAGAAGGAACTAGTAAGAAAATGAGGCTGGAAGGCTGGCTGGCAACAACAACGAAGCAAAGGCTTTAAATAGAAAACAAGGGATCAGCAAGAATGGCTCCCTAGCTATAAAATGTTAAAGAGATACTTTTTATCTGACAAAGAGTATGCAGAACTGCTATATATAGAGAACAGGGATGCTTCtacatttatatgtttttgagtTTAAGGAAAAACTAAGGTTTGGTCGTCACAAAGATGTGTAATGAACGCGTCGGCATCTACGTGGTATACGTACGTGTCCTTTCTGTGTAGTTTCCcagctattattattatatggtaTGGTATAATGGTATAATGGCAGTAGACTTCGTAGTGGTGATTTTATTGGGTTAGCCCACACGGTGTATGAAGAAGGCGAGTTGACTTGGGAGAACATACCCACGCGTGCGAGTATAGTCATAGTTGTTAGGTTTGGGTGGATAGGGATGCATGCATGTAGCCCCTAGAtcgatataaatattttaacttcTTTTTGTATGGAATATTATATTACAAACTTATCACGCTCCGTGTTACAGTGGTCCATACATTGCCAGCACTGACCTGTCTTTGgagaatagtttttcttttcttttcctctttcctTCTTCACTGTTTTTTTACTCTCCCAAGTCTCCTCCCCTTCCTAATTgcttctgtgtttttttattattattattatttttattccctGCTTCATATATATAGTAGTATGCATGCATGTCAGGCTAGCCTTGAATAATTTGTCACTTGATACTTAGTTTTTTGCATCAAGGCTTAAGCATGACTTTTTATTTACCTTCCTGAATATTGCAAGAGTTGCAGGCGATCCTGATCATATCAAACTAACCTCTTGTAAAAGGGGACAAAATAATTTAGCTATATATGTCACGTTATAACCTCCAAGTTTTAAAAAGACATGCacacttctatatatatatatatatatataatatatagaatGAAATAAGTTACATCTGGGATCGACGTCGGTGATTTGAGTGCAAAGTATTGTTATAGATGCACatgcaataatttaaataattggtCATAActaaaccatataaaaataaagatttatggtgtgttaattatttaaagaaatttacgcacattcaaaatattcatttttatttttttttcctatttaaataGATTCATTAATTAGTAAATATTGGAGGGAAATAATAAATCCACGTAGCATTTTTTGAATCTATATATATGGTGTTTGTGAAAAatatcttataattaaatagttAAATTTGAGTTACATTCAAAACACTTAAATTTTGTGATGAGTGATGCATTCTCAAACgtcttttatattacttttatgcTCATGTAGGAATTTGatagttaaattaatttgagttgatCCAAAAACTAATTAAGATCTTATAGTAAGTGAAGtattctataatattttactattaatatatatttttatatttattctatgTGCAATAACTGCACGCAGAAACAGTGCACTGTATGGACGGatacaaatgaaaaaaagtaattagTGTTCATTAAATATTCttggatttaataaatattagttTCATAGATTTAGTGGATCTCCTGCTTGAAATTAATggcctttttttcttctgaaaatAGCTTTAAGTGCattgaaaatctttatcttgCGGTTTATTACTCTTTCAAGGGGCATTCCCATATTAAATCTATTTAATATGATGACACATATCATTATGTgtcatatacatatacatacatacatacatttaATACTACGCTGACGATATAATGGAAGAGCCCCCCCTCtctacatatacatacatacatacatatatacatatatgtatgtatgcCCTAGGAGATGTCACATACGAGAAAGGAGTTCACTCTTGAATGAAAAATGccaattgttatatatatatatatagagagagagagagagagggggggggggggtgggggggggTTGTTgatcttttttgaatttgacCATATATAGAGCATCCAAACAAAGAAGAACATGTGTTTGTGGCCCAAAACAAACACGTGTGGTTTCTTCGTTACTTTTCTGCTACTAATATATATTACTAATTTCTTTTCCATTAATGACGCCTCCACCAGCTATAGCCAAAATCTTGATGGAAGAGCGAAATCAAGAAACTTCATGAGGACTCACTTCCAAATTAAATAAAcgttggaaaattaaaaaaagaaaaagggaagcaAATGAAAATAAACGATAAAAAAATAGCCACACAGACCTAGGCTACTGTGCAAGCCCGAGTAGAATGAAAGGAGGATGTAACACCGCAGCATTCTTTGGTTAATCGTTGGGATCTGGCATTTGTGCTGAATTCCCTCGTCCCATCGGCATCATAAGCACTcgaaatcttatttttttacggttcggttttctttgaaaaatatatttaaacacaCCTAAAGACATGGTAATAGCATATATTaccttcaaaattatttttaaacaattaattgACATGAAAAGCTTTTAGACCTATAATCTTTAAAATAACTAGTTTACTGATCTACGTTGCAAGTTgggtaaaaattaattgaaatcaattttaaatccTCTTGATTTAACATCTTATATAAtctaagtttaaaataaaaacatgtagaAATTGTCCCGGTATGATCTAATTCACTTGACCAGTTCAAAGATATCTTggtcaatcaataaaaaaaatttaaagatggatttgagaaaaaaaatcaaattaacataaaaaaacttttcagtctaactttttatttaacatgagTTTAAAAGTAAACTATATGAAAATTGCTCTGATTTGACCTATCAACTTTACAAGTCCAAAGATAACTTGGTTTACAAGtaagaaaaatttaagaataaattttttaaaaaaaattatgatattgaaatattttgacCCGACTTTTTGTTTAgcccaaaaatattaaattacatgGAAGTTATATTAATATGATTCATTAAACTTGGTTAATCTAAAAGCAATTAGGCAACTATTAAGAAGAATAAGAGGAtgaatttgagagaaaaaatgaaaattgaaataataagaaaaaggaggGGAATGGAAAAACAATCAGAGAGGGgggcaaatgaaaaaaaaaaaaaaaaaaaaagcaaagagaagcttcaatgataatataaaacaatgaaGCTCCATATAAAACAATGAAGCTGCACACTCATTTACCCATTTACTATCCTTGGTGGACATGAACGTGATCATAGTCTCATATgtctatatgtgtgtgtgtgtactaTTTAATTTTGGATGTGTACAcgtgaaaaaaattgtaatttttttctattcacaTATATAAACAGCATTTTGCTTTTAGTTACATTACAACCCATATCTTGTCATGCAACGGAGCATTTTGGATGCATCGATCGTAGCTATATATAACGATAGTTACGTAATGGTAACTTTCATATCTCGCGGTGGTTGCATCCATcgtaatatttaaaattaattatcatcatttgtcttaatttataatatgcATTTGCATTTAATTGTTCTGTATCAAttagtttatataaaattctctaaataaatttttttgtgtattaTAAAAttctctaaataattttttttttaaaatcaatgttgGGAATCAAatgtgaaaacaaaaaattttactccaatagtttaaatatttactTGTCCAGCATCATTAAGAACCCTTGGCAGCCAATTACCACGAGAACTAGTAGGCACCTCAtatactatataaaattataaatataaatttcctGACTATGCAGAGTCTCCAAAGATGACCTAAAATAAAACCAGATTATTTACATCTGATAGTAACCGTAAAGGATCCCATGCGGCATACTTGGAATCTATTTTTAAGTGGCTGTTTGTTGTTTAAGTGGTCtggttttgaaataaatcacaGCAAACAATTATTTGGTGAAGTAACAAACgctatttattatttactagacacttgacccgcgcgatgccgcgggtcattttttttgcataaaaaatattaaaacaaataaaaatttaaaaatcttggatttttctacaaagttatacccaagaaacttgggtttggttgcaacgtttgacctaaaagtaatatttataatactaataataaaattaaacttgcatgacccaagtttaagtgagtctggctgcaacattgaacccaagaatattggatgtgggtctaaatataaggtcgtgtcataaaagtgtgataattaaatagattgattaaaaaaaaactgaattaattgAGTtgaccctttaaaccaggttatcccgtaaaacctgagattcacatcatgaaagtttgataactaaatagaaaaacaaatgatgggtttacccagaattaactgggttaacctatcaaaccaagttaacccgttaagccTAGGAcacatgtcatgaaagtatgaaagtctgataattaaatagaaagaaaattaactttaacaaactaaactaaatgaaaaaaataatttgtcaaatcaggctaactcatcaaacccgagatccgtatcatgaaaaaaatctgataactaaataaaataaataaaataacattaacaaactaaattaaacaaaaaaattcattaaaaaaaattaaaaagaaaaaaaaggaaaaaatagttatataatatagtacaatacaatacaatataataatatttatatttatcattataatataatatattaataagtaaatatattagtaaaggCGTGACATGCCCGCGCGATGCGGGGCTCGTGCATGCTTGTGCATTATTgt from Populus alba chromosome 8, ASM523922v2, whole genome shotgun sequence encodes the following:
- the LOC118054213 gene encoding nudix hydrolase 17, mitochondrial; translated protein: MACMVARSGRELQRYDNMGRRQVVGCIPYRFKNCSDGFNGDELEVLVITSQKGQAKGMMFPKGGWELDESVEEAASRESLEEAGVLGNVEDKLGKWNFLSKRHGTFYEGFMFPLFVTKQLDLWPEKSVRQRIWMTVDEAREVCRHWWMKEALNILVERHSSLQQLQKEELELSCSLS